From Mesorhizobium sp. Pch-S:
TGTCGTAGCCGATGCGGCTGACCTGGTAGCCAAGGCCGGACAGAACCTTTGCCGTCGCCTCGCCGATCTGCACGAACCAGGGCGAATCGGCGATCTCGACGAAGCGGCAAATCAGCGCGGCGCGGTCGGCATCGCCGACGACCGGATCGGCCAGCGCATAGTGACGCCCCATCATCGTCTGGAAGGCGACGTAACCGTTTTCGTCACCGAAATAGGACAGCAGCGGCTGCGTGGCCGTCGAATAGGCGAGCGAGAAATCGCCATGCTGCGCGAGCATTTCCAGCCGCTTGGCAAGCGGCAGGGTCGCGCGCGGAACAGCGGCTGCGCGGTCGTCGAGGAAGCGGTCTATGCTCTTGCGGAGCGAGCCCATGAAATACGCCCAGATGATACCCAAAGACGGCTAATCGATCCGTCTTCCGAATCAACAAGCCGCTGCCACCCCTCAACCCTCTCTTGCCATATCGCCGTCTGTGGCACATAGCGCAATCAAGTTGCGGCTGGGATGTCGCGAAAGGATTTGGTGGAAATATGACCGAAACGATCGAAGAAGTGATCGTGATCGGTGCGGGTGCGGCCGGGCTGGCTGCGGCCGACGCACTGACCCGGCATGGCATCAAGGCCCGCGTGTTCGAAAAGGAAGCCCGGATCGCCGAACCATGGCGGCAGCGCCACGAGCGGCTGGCGCTCAACACGCATCGCGACATGTCCTATCTGCCTGGCATGCCCTATCCGAAGGGCGTGCCGGCCTTCCCGCCCAAGGCGGCGGTGATCGCCTATCTCGAACATTTTGCCGAAGAACGCGGCATCGCGGTCGAATTCGACACCGAGGTCGAACGTGTCACCCGCGAAAGCCAGCACTGGACGATCCACACCAGCAAAGGCACCCGCCAGGCCAGGAACATCATCATCGCCACGGGTCACGACAAGGTGCCGTGGATGCCAGACTGGCCGGGAGCCACGGACTACAAGGGGCGCCTGATCCATGCCGCTGCCTTCGGCAGCCCGAAGGATTACGAAGGCAAGAGCGTGCTGGTGATCGGCGCCGGCAATTCCGGCTTCGACGTGCTGAACTACCTGATCGGCGCCAAGACCGCGATGATCTACCTTGCCGCCCGCGCCGGCCCCTCCATCCTGCCCAAGCGCATCGGCAAGATCGCCGTGCAGCGCTTCTCCAGAATCACCAATGCGCTGCCGATCCCGGTCGGCGACTTCATGGTGGCGCTGCTGCAACGCCTGCTGTTCGGCGACCTTCGCAAGCTTGGTTTCGCGCCGGTCAAGAAGGGCGGCATCAGCCGGTTGAAGGAAGACCATGTGGCGATCTCCGCCGACGATGGCGCGATCGCCGCCATCAAGGCGGGCCGCATCAAGGTCGTGGCCTCCGTGGCAGGCTTCGATGCCGAGCATGTCGTGCTGGCCGACGGAAGCAGGATCAAGGCCGACGTCGTCATCGCCGCAACCGGCTATCGCACCGGGCTGGACACGATGCTGGACGGCCTCGGCGTGGTCGATGACAAGGGCAAGCCGAAGGCGAACGGTGCCGAGCCGGGCAGCCAGCCCGGCCTGTGGTTCATTTCCATGCAGCCGAGCATCGTCGGCCATTTCTATGCCGCAGGCCAGGAGGCCAGGGCCATCGCGGCGAGGATTGCAGGACGCCGATAGCCTTCAGGGCGGCTTCGGCATCCCGGGCGACGATCAGAACTTCTAAACCCCGATCTTGCCGCCATCCTGCTTGGTGATGGCGACGACGGCAGGCCGCACCGGCATGTCCGGTTTGAAATCGGGCCAGCGGGTGGAGAGGTCTTCATAGTAGGATGGACGGCCGAACGGCTCCCAATCGGTGCC
This genomic window contains:
- a CDS encoding NAD(P)/FAD-dependent oxidoreductase — protein: MTETIEEVIVIGAGAAGLAAADALTRHGIKARVFEKEARIAEPWRQRHERLALNTHRDMSYLPGMPYPKGVPAFPPKAAVIAYLEHFAEERGIAVEFDTEVERVTRESQHWTIHTSKGTRQARNIIIATGHDKVPWMPDWPGATDYKGRLIHAAAFGSPKDYEGKSVLVIGAGNSGFDVLNYLIGAKTAMIYLAARAGPSILPKRIGKIAVQRFSRITNALPIPVGDFMVALLQRLLFGDLRKLGFAPVKKGGISRLKEDHVAISADDGAIAAIKAGRIKVVASVAGFDAEHVVLADGSRIKADVVIAATGYRTGLDTMLDGLGVVDDKGKPKANGAEPGSQPGLWFISMQPSIVGHFYAAGQEARAIAARIAGRR